In the genome of Nitrospirota bacterium, one region contains:
- a CDS encoding efflux transporter outer membrane subunit — MRSLLLATVSLLLISCAVGPDYTSPDVPKPEAFRMAETDGRSIANLPWWELLQDEELQKLIRIALEENKDLKQATATIEEFEARLFIARTDFAPKLDGTVYAPSFGRQSLFLFPGFPNPFNYYVQGNLSWEIDIWGRIRRSNEAARADLLGKEEARRAVILELVSDVAQAYFDLRQFDMQLDIAKRTLVAWDESVRIAKARLRRGIIAKLDADQFEAERANAAARAEELERQMVQKENQLSVLLGRNPVRIPRGRSLTEQAVPPQVPAGLPSELLQRRPDIVRAEQELGAATARIGMAKADRFPKLSITGLLGVADPSFSQLFTRGGDFRVAGPSVTGPLFNAQILGFQQKAAEAQAKQVLAQYEQTIIVAFREVEDALVAVTTSRKQRAVQAEQVESLRSALHLANLRYKGGLANYLDVLIAQRNLFDAELALTGTHRLHLVSIVQLYKALGGGWPPIAATETQPAEPAPASEKG, encoded by the coding sequence ATGCGCAGTCTGCTCCTTGCCACTGTGTCGCTGCTGCTGATCTCCTGCGCCGTGGGGCCGGACTACACCAGCCCCGACGTGCCGAAGCCCGAGGCCTTTCGCATGGCCGAGACGGACGGGCGGTCCATCGCGAACCTACCCTGGTGGGAGCTGCTCCAGGACGAAGAGCTTCAGAAGCTGATCCGGATCGCGCTGGAGGAAAACAAGGACCTCAAGCAGGCCACGGCCACGATCGAAGAATTCGAGGCCCGGCTGTTCATCGCCAGGACCGATTTCGCCCCGAAGCTGGATGGGACCGTCTACGCGCCCTCGTTCGGCCGGCAGTCCCTGTTTCTGTTTCCGGGATTTCCCAACCCTTTCAACTACTACGTGCAGGGCAATCTCTCCTGGGAGATCGATATTTGGGGGCGTATCCGCCGATCCAACGAAGCGGCTCGCGCGGATTTGCTCGGCAAGGAGGAGGCCAGGCGGGCCGTCATTCTGGAGCTGGTCAGCGACGTGGCCCAGGCCTATTTCGACCTGCGCCAGTTCGATATGCAATTGGACATCGCCAAACGTACCCTGGTCGCGTGGGACGAATCGGTACGGATCGCCAAGGCTCGGCTGCGGCGGGGCATCATCGCCAAGCTGGACGCGGACCAGTTCGAGGCGGAACGGGCCAATGCGGCGGCCCGCGCGGAGGAATTGGAGCGGCAGATGGTCCAGAAGGAGAACCAGCTCAGCGTGCTGCTGGGACGGAACCCGGTCCGGATTCCGAGGGGCCGTTCCCTCACCGAGCAGGCGGTGCCGCCGCAGGTGCCGGCCGGCCTCCCCTCGGAGCTGCTCCAGCGCCGTCCCGACATCGTCCGGGCCGAGCAGGAACTGGGCGCGGCCACCGCGCGCATCGGGATGGCCAAGGCGGACCGCTTTCCCAAACTGTCCATCACCGGGCTCCTGGGCGTGGCCGATCCGTCCTTCTCGCAGTTGTTTACGCGCGGCGGCGACTTCCGCGTAGCCGGCCCCAGCGTCACCGGTCCTCTGTTCAACGCCCAGATCCTGGGCTTCCAGCAGAAGGCCGCCGAGGCCCAGGCCAAGCAGGTCCTGGCCCAGTACGAACAGACGATCATCGTGGCCTTCCGGGAAGTCGAGGATGCGCTGGTGGCGGTGACCACGTCCCGCAAGCAACGGGCCGTGCAAGCCGAGCAGGTCGAGTCCCTGCGATCGGCTCTGCACCTGGCCAATCTGCGGTACAAGGGAGGGCTGGCCAATTACCTGGACGTGCTGATCGCGCAACGGAACCTCTTCGACGCGGAGCTGGCCCTCACGGGCACGCATCGGCTCCATCTGGTGTCCATCGTCCAGCTCTACAAGGCTCTGGGCGGGGGCTGGCCGCCGATTGCCGCCACGGAGACCCAACCGGCGGAGCCGGCGCCGGCAAGCGAGAAGGGATAA
- a CDS encoding multidrug efflux RND transporter permease subunit, with protein sequence MSGGFFIDRPIFAAVLSIVIVLVGLVSLQSLPIAQFPEITPPVVQIDADYPGASAEVVADGVARPIEVQLPGIDNLLYYDSTSTNDGHMSIKLTFEIGTNVDIAQVQTQNRQKLAEPQLPPEVVRQGVTVKKVSPDLLAVVALSSNDPRQDTVFLSNYAILRVIDNLKRLPGVGDAMVFGQQNYSMRLILDPVRMAQLSLTPTDIAAVVREQNRDFPAGTVGREPAAKGTELTIPVITRGRLTEVKDFEELIVRALPGGSMVRLKDVARVELGAQSYDLEGRWNGKPNVFLLTFLSPGANALDTVKRVRKEMHSLAKSFPQGVSYDIPYDTTRFIEVSIQEVVKTLGEAMVVVILVVYLFLQSWRATLIPGVAVPVSLIGTFAGMSALGFSINTLTLFGMVLAIGIVVDDAIVVVENVERHMTRGGLPPKDAAKKALGEVAGPVIAIVLVLCSVFVPVGFLGGITGQLYKQFAITIAISVIISGFVALTLSPALCALVLKPGHESRGGLFGLFNRFFDWTQVRYAATVEVLLKRSLLALVVFGLLIGLSVGLLRMIPPSFLPDEDQGYFIAIVQLPDGASKQRTDAVLDKVERYFLSVPSIHSTDALSGQNFVFNTRGPNAATMFLPLRHWDERKDPSQHVTALIGAAYQEFAKIPEALILAFNAPSIRGLGATGGFSVQLQDPSGGDFKQFASVAQAFLAKARQDPAIGAIGTSFRVSAPRIYANVNRERAKALGVPISEVFDTLQAYFGNLYVNDFLKFGRVYRVQTEAEAQYRSDPEDIAKIYVRALNGQGASMIPLDTVVTTEHTSGPDPVTHFNGFNTALVLGAAKPGYSSGQALDALDRLAQEILVPQGYGIDWSGISYQEHKVGSESALAFAFGLVMVFLVLAAQYESWSVPFAVILAVPFGAFGALTAVWLRGLSNDIYFQIGMVTLIGLAAKNAILIVEFANKRHAAGLPMAEAAIEAAKLRFRPIVMTSMAFIMGVVPLVVATGAGAASRNSIGTGVFGGMLAATFLAIFFVPLFFVVIQQVSRRIMGRRTEAAGEAPGLSGSATSEGGE encoded by the coding sequence ATGAGCGGCGGATTTTTCATCGACCGGCCGATTTTCGCGGCGGTCCTGTCCATCGTCATCGTCCTGGTTGGGCTGGTGTCCTTGCAGTCCCTGCCCATCGCCCAATTTCCGGAGATCACGCCTCCGGTCGTGCAGATCGACGCCGACTATCCGGGGGCCAGCGCGGAAGTGGTGGCGGACGGGGTGGCGCGTCCCATCGAAGTGCAGCTCCCCGGCATCGACAATCTGCTCTACTACGATTCCACCAGCACCAACGACGGGCACATGAGCATCAAGCTCACGTTCGAGATCGGCACGAACGTGGACATCGCCCAGGTCCAGACGCAGAACCGTCAGAAGCTGGCGGAGCCGCAGCTCCCGCCCGAAGTGGTCCGCCAGGGCGTCACCGTGAAGAAAGTGTCGCCGGATCTGCTCGCGGTCGTGGCGCTGAGTTCCAACGATCCCCGGCAGGACACGGTCTTTCTCTCCAACTACGCCATCCTGCGCGTGATCGACAATCTCAAGCGACTCCCCGGCGTGGGCGATGCCATGGTCTTTGGCCAGCAGAACTACAGCATGCGGCTGATTCTGGACCCGGTCCGGATGGCCCAGCTCAGCCTCACGCCGACCGACATTGCGGCCGTCGTCCGCGAACAGAACCGGGACTTTCCCGCCGGCACGGTCGGGCGTGAGCCGGCCGCCAAGGGGACCGAGCTCACCATCCCGGTCATCACGCGCGGCCGTTTGACGGAGGTGAAGGATTTCGAGGAGTTGATCGTGCGGGCCCTTCCCGGCGGCTCCATGGTTCGCCTGAAGGACGTGGCCAGGGTCGAACTGGGCGCCCAGTCCTACGACCTCGAAGGACGGTGGAACGGCAAGCCCAACGTGTTCCTCCTGACCTTCCTGTCGCCGGGCGCCAACGCCCTCGACACGGTGAAGCGGGTCCGCAAGGAAATGCACAGCCTGGCCAAGAGCTTTCCCCAAGGCGTGTCGTATGACATCCCCTACGACACGACCCGGTTCATCGAGGTCTCCATCCAGGAAGTGGTCAAGACGCTGGGAGAGGCCATGGTGGTGGTCATCCTGGTGGTCTATCTGTTTCTGCAGAGCTGGCGCGCCACGCTGATTCCCGGCGTGGCGGTGCCGGTCTCCCTGATCGGCACCTTCGCCGGCATGAGCGCGCTGGGGTTTTCCATCAACACCCTCACGCTGTTCGGGATGGTGTTGGCCATCGGTATCGTGGTGGACGATGCGATCGTGGTCGTCGAGAACGTCGAGCGCCACATGACGCGGGGCGGGCTCCCGCCCAAGGACGCCGCCAAGAAAGCCCTGGGCGAAGTGGCGGGGCCGGTCATTGCGATCGTGCTGGTCCTCTGCTCCGTGTTCGTGCCCGTGGGATTCCTGGGCGGGATCACCGGCCAGCTCTACAAGCAGTTCGCCATCACCATCGCCATCTCCGTGATCATTTCGGGCTTCGTCGCGCTGACGCTCAGCCCCGCCCTCTGCGCCCTCGTCCTCAAGCCGGGTCACGAGTCCCGCGGGGGCCTCTTCGGGCTCTTCAACCGGTTCTTCGATTGGACGCAAGTCCGCTATGCGGCGACCGTCGAGGTGCTTCTCAAGCGGTCGCTGCTGGCGCTGGTGGTCTTCGGCCTCCTCATCGGGCTGTCCGTCGGCCTGCTCAGGATGATCCCGCCGAGCTTCCTGCCGGACGAGGACCAGGGTTATTTCATCGCCATCGTCCAACTGCCCGACGGGGCGTCCAAGCAACGGACCGACGCGGTCCTCGACAAAGTGGAACGGTATTTCCTGTCGGTGCCCTCGATCCACTCGACGGACGCCCTGTCCGGCCAGAATTTCGTCTTCAACACGCGGGGGCCGAACGCGGCGACCATGTTCCTGCCGCTGCGGCACTGGGATGAACGGAAGGATCCGAGCCAGCACGTCACGGCTTTGATCGGCGCGGCCTACCAGGAATTCGCGAAGATTCCCGAAGCGTTGATTCTGGCGTTCAACGCGCCGTCGATCCGAGGGCTCGGCGCCACGGGAGGGTTTTCCGTCCAGCTCCAAGACCCCAGCGGTGGGGATTTTAAACAGTTCGCCTCCGTGGCGCAGGCCTTTCTCGCCAAGGCCCGGCAGGACCCGGCGATCGGCGCGATCGGGACCAGTTTCCGCGTGAGCGCCCCCCGCATCTATGCGAACGTGAACCGGGAGCGGGCCAAGGCCCTGGGGGTGCCCATCTCCGAGGTATTCGACACGCTCCAGGCCTATTTCGGCAACCTCTACGTCAACGACTTCCTCAAGTTCGGCCGCGTCTATCGGGTGCAGACGGAGGCGGAGGCCCAGTACCGGTCGGACCCGGAGGACATCGCCAAAATCTACGTGCGCGCGCTGAACGGGCAGGGCGCGTCCATGATTCCACTGGATACGGTGGTGACGACGGAACATACCAGCGGTCCGGACCCGGTCACGCACTTCAACGGGTTCAACACGGCTTTGGTGCTGGGGGCGGCGAAGCCCGGCTACAGTTCGGGCCAGGCGCTGGATGCCCTGGACCGGCTGGCGCAGGAAATTTTGGTGCCTCAAGGCTACGGAATCGACTGGAGCGGCATCTCCTACCAGGAGCACAAGGTCGGCTCGGAATCGGCCCTGGCCTTTGCGTTCGGCTTGGTCATGGTGTTTCTGGTGCTGGCGGCCCAGTACGAGAGCTGGTCGGTGCCCTTCGCCGTGATCCTGGCCGTGCCATTCGGGGCCTTCGGAGCCTTGACGGCCGTGTGGCTCAGGGGATTGAGCAACGACATTTACTTTCAGATCGGCATGGTCACCCTGATCGGCCTCGCCGCCAAGAACGCGATCCTGATCGTCGAGTTCGCGAACAAGCGCCACGCCGCCGGCCTGCCGATGGCGGAGGCGGCGATCGAGGCGGCCAAGCTGCGGTTCCGGCCGATCGTGATGACCTCTATGGCCTTCATCATGGGCGTGGTCCCGCTGGTAGTGGCGACCGGCGCCGGAGCGGCCAGCCGGAACTCCATCGGCACCGGCGTCTTCGGCGGGATGCTCGCCGCCACGTTCCTGGCCATCTTTTTCGTGCCGCTCTTTTTCGTGGTGATTCAGCAAGTCTCCCGGCGCATCATGGGTCGGAGGACGGAAGCTGCGGGCGAGGCGCCGGGATTATCCGGATCGGCCACGTCGGAAGGAGGGGAGTGA